TCAAGGACGGCAAAGTCAAATATGTGGACGGGATCAACGGCCCGGCGAATGAGGGGCGTCTTTGCGTGAAAGGGCGCTTTGGGTTTGATTATATTCATCATCCACATCGCCTGACCAAGCCCTTGATCCGCCGCGAAGATGCACCTGCCAAAGGATTGAATGTCGATCCGGGCAATTGGCAAGCCCACTTCCGCGAGGCAACCTGGGATGAGGCGCTGGATTTCGCAGCGGCGGGCATGAAGGGTCGTGGTCGCGAAATCGCGGGTTTTGGATCGGCCAAATGCACCAATGAAGAAGCCTATTTGTTCCAGAAGATGATCCGTCAGGGATTTGGGCACAACAATGTCGATCACTGCACGCGACTGTGCCATGCGTCCTCTGTCGCGGCCTTGATGGAAAATGTCGGATCGGGCGCTGTGACGGCCACGTTCAATGAAATTGAAAACGCCGATGTGGCCATTGCGATTGGCTGTAACCCGATCGAAAACCACCCCGTTGCTGCGACATTTTTCAAGCAATTCACCAAGCGCGGTGGCAAATTGATCGTGATGGACCCGCGCGGACAAGCCTTGAAACGGTTCGCCAGCCATATGTTGCAATTCCGTCCGGGTGCCGATGTGTCCATGCTAAACGCGATCATGCATACGATCGTCAAAGAAGGCCTCTACGATCAACAGTATATCGACGCCTACACCGAGAACTGGGAAGCGGAAAAAGCCCATCTGGCTGATTTCTCACCAGAAGCCATGGCGCCGATCTGCGGTATTGAACCGGATGTATTGCGCGACGTCGCGCGGACCTTTGCAGGCGCTAAGTCTGCGATGATTTTCTGGGGCATGGGCATTAGTCAGCACATCCACGGCACCGATAATTCACGCTGCCTGATCAGCCTTGCGTTGATGACGGGGCAAGTAGGGCGCCCGGGTTCTGGTCTGCACCCGCTGCGCGGGCAAAACAACGTTCAGGGCGCGTCTGATGCGGGGCTTATTCCGATGTTCCTGCCGGACTATCAACCCGTAACCGATGATGGCGTGCGTTCGGCCTTTACCAAAGTCTGGGGCTCAGCTGATTTTTCCAATGAACGCGGTTTGACGGTCACGGAAATCATGGACGCGGTGCATGAGGGCAAGATCAAAGGGATGTATGTGCTTGGTGAAAATCCGGCCATGTCGGACCCGGACGTCGAACATGCGCGGGACGCTTTGGCCAAGCTTGATCATTTGGTGGTGCAGGATATTTTCATCACCGAAACTGCAAACTACGCTGATGTGATCCTGCCTGCCAGCGCGTTTGCCGAGAAGTCCGGCACTGTGACGAACACGAACCGGCAGGTCCAGATGGGGCGCCCAGCGGTGGCACCCCCCGGTGACGCGCGCGAGGATTGGTGGATTGAGGTCGAACTGGCCAAACGTTTGGGTCTCGGGTGGACTTACGAAAGTCCCGCAGATGTATTCGCCGAGATGAAACAGAACATGCGTTCTTTGGAAAACATCACATGGGATCGATTGGCAGAGCAGAACGCGGTCACCTATCCCTCGCTGAGCCCCGAAGATCCCGGTCAGGCGATTGTGTTCGGCGAAGGGTTCCCGCGCCCGGATGGGCGTGCGAAATTCACCCCGGCCAGCGTTATTGCACCCGATGATGTCCCGGATGAAGAATACCCTATGGTGCTGACCACCGGTCGACAATTGGAGCATTGGCATACGGGGTCGATGACCCGGCGTTCCATGGTACTTGACGGTTTGGAACCTGAGGCCAATTGCTCGCTGCACCCGTCGACTTTGCGCAAACTGGGCGTTGCCCCGGGGGAGCATGTCCAACTCACTACCAAACGCGGTACGATCTCGATCATGGCCCGCGAAGACCGTGCTGTATCGCCGGACATGGTTTTTGTCCCCTTCGCCTATGTTGAGGCGGCGGCAAACATCCTGACCAACCCGGCGGTGGACCCCTATGGCAAAATCCCGGAGTTCAAGTTTTCGGCTGTCAGGGTGGAAAAAGCGGAGCGGGTTGCGGCCGAGTAACAACGCACGCGCGACGTAAGCTAATTGTTTAACAATGCACCTTATTGCCGAATGGAGATTATCGGCAAAAGGACCATTCGGCGTGAAATATTTGTTGTGCGCGATTGCGCTTTTGAACCCGGTATCGGCGCAAGCGGCAGAACAATATTGGAACTACGGTGACTGGACAGTATTTGTCCAAAGCTATGATACCGGACAAGATTTCCGTGTCGTTTGTACCGCGTCTACGGGTGGGGATGGCGATCCCATACTGTCGATTTCCCTATCGAACGGCGATGCAGCACCGCCCTACTATTACCCCGAACCAACGGTCTATGAATATGCGCCACGTGGTTATGGCACCGTCATGCAGGATGGCGCTCGGGTTCTTTTTGAGTTTGACGTTGATTGGCGCACCGAAGCTTTTGTCACGGCTGGATTTGACGAAGAGGGATTTGCCAAGGCTGCTGCGCGGGCGCATCCAGGAGACAGTTTGGGGCTTTTGCAAACAATGCGTCATGCAAGTACGCTTTGGGTGACACTGGACGGCGCTGTCGTCTATGCCGCATCTCTTGCCGGTTTTACCGCAGCTTATGGTAAGATGGCAGAGCAATGCGGTTTCCCCACCACGGGTGTGATCGACTGACACTGTTCTTAACGTAATCTGCGCGTCATAATGAAGGCGGAACCAAAACCGGGAAAGCCTCATGACAAACCCTGACCGCTTTTTAGCTGACTTGCACCATTTGCGCAGTTTTGGCGCATCCGGTGTGGGCAAGGGTGTCATTCGACCGGCCTATTCTGATGCCGATGTTGCGGCACGGCGATGGCTGTCGGGTCAAATGCGGGACGCTGGCCTGCGGGTGGAAATCGATCCCATGGGTAACCTTTTCGGACTTGCCGAGGGGCCGTCTATTCTACTTGGGTCGCACAGCGACAGCCAGCCCGAGGGCGGGTGGCTAGATGGTGCACTCGGCGTTATTGCTGCATTGGAAATTGCGCGGACATCCGTTGAAACCGGGGGGCCGCCCGTTTCTGTTGTTGCCTTTCAAGATGAAGAAGGGCGATTTGGCGTCACAACTGGCAGTGCTGTCTGGTCGGGGCAAATGACACAAGCGGAAGCGGACAAGTTATATGATCATGCTGGAGTAACTCTTGCTGATGCACGTTTAAGTATGGCCGAAATGACAACTGGCCCCGTCTGTTCATCGCAATTCACTGGTTTTGTCGAAATGCATATCGAACAAGGTCCGACCTTGTTTGAGGCAGGTGAAAAGATTGGCGTCGTCACGGATATTGTTGGCATCCGCGATATGAAGATCACCTTTGAAGGGCAACAAAACCACGCTGGTACCACACCGATGCACCTGCGCCTTGATGCATTTCAGGCGGTTTCGACCTTCAACATGATGTTGAAAGACCGCTTGCAAAATGTCGTGACGCCGCAAACTGTCTGGACCATCGGGCATCTATCGCTGCATCCGAACGCATCTTCTATCGTGCCAGGTCGCGCGGTTTTTTCGATGCAATGGCGCGATAGCGATGTGGATCGGCTAACGCGAATGGAAACGATCATTCGGGAAACCGCCGCTGAAGTTGCTGAAAACCTTGGAATGACTCTGTCCTTTGGTGCTCTTTTGGGACTTGAACCCGTCGCGATGGATCCAAGCTTGCAGTCTGCCCTATGCAACGCAGCTCAACAAACGGTACCGGGTCAATGGCGCAAAATGCCTTCTGGCGCGCTACATGATGCAACAAACGTGGCGTCCCTGATGTCCGTCGCCATGCTTTTTGTCCCCTCCATCAATGGGATCAGCCATGCCTTTGAGGAAGACACTGACGAAGCGGACCTGCTATGCGGTTTGCAGGTTTTATCTCAGGCGATAATAAACACGCCGTAGGGTGGGCTTCAGGCCACCTTCAGGCCCGCCTCATTGCCACGACACATCGCTCATGAAGATGTATCCGGCACCATAAATCGTTTTGATCAACTGTGGATTCTTTGGGTCTTCATGCAATTTGGTGCGCAAACGGGAAATGCGGACATCCATCGCACGATCAAAACTCTCGCTTGCAGCGCCTCCAAGGCTGTCTTGCATCTGGGCACGGCTGATCAGCCGTTTGGGGTTTTCCAGAAACAGACGCAACACCTCTCCTTCTGCATGAGAAAACGGGATATTCTCGCCAGAAGCATCCTCGATAAAATACTGGTTGAAATGTACCGTCCTCCCCGCAAAAACCGCAACCTGGCTGGTCGATTTTGCCGGTTTTGCCGCGCGCAGCCGTGCGCGGATGCGCGCCACGACTTCGGCGGGATCAAATGGCTTGATAATGTAGTCATCCGCACCCAGTTCCAGCCCGGTCACCCTGTCCTGAACCAGAGCGCGTCCGGAAATAATGATCACGATCGCGCCCTTTTCCAAAGCCAGTTTGTGCACCAAGGTCAACCCGTCCGTGTCGGGCAATGATAAATCGACCAGACAAACGTCAGGTGTCTGATGGGCCAAAGCCGCCGTAAATGCCTGCGCACGCCCAAAACTAATGGTGCGAAATCCGGCCTCTTCCAACGCTTCCTGAAGCATTTCTCGAATGGCCGGTTCGTCATCCAGAATGGAAATTAGTGGGGCGGTCATTTTGCAGGGGCCGTTGCGGGGTCAGATGCAAAAAGCGCGGCGAGATCCCCAGGATCAAAAGGTTTTTGCAAAACAGGCGCAGTTTTTTGTGCTGTCAGGTAGAGTGGATCATCGACAGGCAACGATGTCATCAGGACCACGGGCAGATTGCCATTCACTCTGCCGACCAGGTCTATGCCATTACATTCACCCGCCAGTTGAACGTCTGACAGAACAAACGCGATGTCGGGAACGTCCGCCATCAACGCGCTTGCTTCATCCGCACTGACAGCCTCAACAACTGAATGACCCAGATCGGTCAACATCCCGCGATAGAGGGTACGCAGATCATCCCGATCTTCCACCAACAAAACCAACCCGCTGTTTGCCTGCGCGGCAGGCCGGTAGGGCAGGCGTAACGTAACCCGCGCTCCGTCGTGGTGGTTTTCCAGACGTAAATCGCCCCCGGCAAGCTTGGTCATGTCATATACCATAGGTAATCCCAGTCCGGACCCTTCCGCCCCTTTCGTGGTAAAAAACGGATCAAATCCGCGGCTGAGAGCGGTCTGGGAGAATCCGGAACCGGTATCGCCAATCTGCCATTCGATCCAGGTATCATGCACAAGCGCGACCTTGACGGAAATTTCACCTGATCGTCCGCACGCATCACGCGCGTTCAGAACGAGGTTCAGCAGGCTGTCTGTGGCCATGCCTGCATCCAGCATCACGGGCGTTTCCGGCGTTTCCGTCTCAATTTTCAACACCACCCCCTTTGGCAAAGTAGGCGCGGCGAGTGTTTCAAAATTTCGCATCAAGGCATGAATGTCAGTTACCTCCGGTCTCAATGCGCGCTGTGCCGTCATGCCAGCGATGCTGCTCAGCAGACTGCCGCCGCGCCGCGCTGCGGACAGCGTTCCGTCAATAAGGCCTGCTGCATTCTTCGGCATCCCATCCAGACGCATCAGTTTCGATTGCAATCCCAGAATGATCGTCAGCAAGTTCGAAAAATCATGTGTCAGCCCGGAAACCATCTGCGATGCCAACGCGCGCCGCCGCGTTTGTTGCAAAGCGACGCGGGTCTGCATTTCAAGAGTCACATCCATGGATAGGATATAAACCCCGCCGCGGCCGTCCGGCGTAAAGGCTGCGCGGATGCGTCGGGTGCTTCCATCATCCGTAAACTCAAAGACCGATGGACGACCTGCATAGGCGGTCTCAAGATGCGGCGCCACGCGGATGTATGCCGAGGGTCCCAAAGCATCCGCAATATGCATGCCAAGTATCTCGGAAGGGCGACCGGGAATCACTGTGCTCAGTTGACGATTTGAATACGTATATCGCCCGCGTGCATCCACATGTGCAATATGGGCTGGCATCATTTCCGTCGTCAGGCGTGTGCGCGCTTCGATTTCAGTCAGCTCGCGTTTGGTCTCTTCAAGTGCTGCGTTCATGGCCGAGAGCTCGCGGTTGGTCATCGAGAGTTCCTTGGCATAACTGTTAAGCTGATCAGAGAGTTCCTCGGATCGGCTTTGCAAGAGCGCTTCCTGTTTCTTGGCATGCGTGATGTCCGTGTAAACGGTCACCCACCCGCCGCCTTGTGGCAAGGGTGCGCCTTCAACGCTGATGATCCGCCCATTGGCTCGGGTGCGTTCCATGTAATGCGGTTCAAAAGCGCGCGCTTGCTTCACGCGTTCTGCCACAAAGGTTTCGATGTCCGCCACAACGCCGTATTCCCCGCGCAAGGCAAGATGGCGGATCGTATCGGCAAAACCGGCACCTGGCGTGACAAGAGCCTCGGGCAGATCAAACATGCGCTTGAACGGCACATTGCACACGACCAGTTCAAGTTCGGAATCATAAATGGTCAGCGACTGGCCGATCAGGTTGAGACCCGCAGCGGTCAGGTCTTGTGTATGGGTTTGAGACAGGGCCACAGGGCGCTCCAGACGTCGAAATCATGTTAGCTTCCACGTCCGATCTTATCATCAATTGCGCTGACGAAAATCAGGTTTGTATGCTCATACCGGCACCGCGCAGTTTGTAACAATTCGTTAGGATTGAGAAATCATGACGAAAAAGTTGACCTCAAGACTAAAAACAACATTGTATTTGGTACGACGGTCAAAAAAGAGCCGCGCTTGCCTGCAAATGGGCAAGGTCTGGGAGGACAACGGTTGAACAATCGCATAGAGCGCGCCAGCGGAGAGCAATCCGTTCCGGCGCTATTGTATCGTAACGCGACAGAATTTGCGGACGCGCCTGCGTATCGCGAAAAGGAATACGGAATCTGGCAGTCCTGGACTTGGCAGGAAACGCTTGAAGAGATCGAAGCGCTGGCGATTGGACTGCTTGATCTTGGGGTTGCCGAGGGGGATTTCGTTGCGGTGATCGGGCGCAATCGCCCCAAGCTCTATTGGTCCATGGTCGCTGCTGAAATGGTCGGGGCGATCCCGGTGCCGCTTTATCAGGACGCGGTGGCCGAAGAGATGGCTTATGTGATGGGCCATTGTGGGGCGCGTTTCGTGATCGTCGGCGATCAGGAGCAGGTCGATAAGGTCATTGAAATTCAGGAAGATTTGCCCAGTTGCGAGCAGATCATCTATCTGGATCCAAGGGGTTTGCGCAAATACGACCACGCGCATTTGCACCAGTATTCCCATGTACAGGACGTAGGGCGTGCAAAACGCGAAGAGTTGATGGGCGAGCTGAACGCACGCCAGCAAAAGCTGGATTACGACAGTACCTGCGTGATGCTTTATACATCGGGCACGACGGGAAAGCCCAAAGGCGTGGTGTTGAGCAACCGCAATGTGATCGAGACCTCCAAGTCTTCATCGGAATTCGACGATCTGCGTCAGACGGATGATATTCTGGCCTATCTGCCAATGGCATGGGTGGGTGATTTTATCTTTTCCGTCGGGCAGGCGATGTGGACGGGGTTTTGCACCAATTGCCCCGAAAGCGCGGATACAATGCACACCGACCTGCGCGAAATCGGGCCGACCTACTATTTTGCGCCACCGCGTGTGTTTGAAACACAGCTGACCAATGTGATGATCCGGATGGAAGATGCCGGGCGGTTCAAAAAGTGGCTTTTTGACCTGTGTATGGCACACGCGCGCAAGGTTGGCCCCGCCATTTTGGACGGGCAACCGGTGAGCCAATGGGATCGATTCAAATACAATCTGGGTGAGCTTTTCATCTATGGCCCTCTAAAAAACACGCTTGGGTTTAGCCGTGTCCGGGTCGGCTATACGGCGGGAGAGGCGATCGGGCCGGAAATCTTTGATTTTTACCGCGCGCTCGGGATCAATTTGAAACAGCTCTATGGTCAGACGGAGGCCACGGTCTTCATCACCGCGCAGCCAGATGGCGAAGTGCGCAGCGACACGGTGGGCGTTTGCTGTCCGGGTGTGGAGTTGAAAATTGCCGAGAACGGCGAGGTGTTTTACCGCTCACCAGGCGTCTTCGTGGAATACTACAAGAACCCGGAAAGCACCGCGGATACCAAGGACGCCGAAGGGTGGGTGGCGACAGGGGATGCGGGTTTCATTGAGGAAAACACCGGGCACCTGCGCATCATTGACCGCGCCAAGGACGTGGGTCAAATGGCGAGTGGCGCACTATTTGCGCCGAAATATGTGGAGAACAAGCTCAAGTTTTTCCCGAATATTCTGGAGGTTGTCGTTTTTGGCAATGGCCGCGATGAATGTACGGCTTTTGTGAACATTGACCTCACGGCCGTAGGGAACTGGGCGGAACGCAACAACATCGGCTATGCCTCCTATCAAGAACTGGCGCGCCACCCGCAGGTGATGGACACGATCCAGAGCCACGTCGAAGAGGTCAATAAATCCGTCGCGCAGGATGAGATGCTATCTGGCTGTCAGATCCACCGGTTTGTGGTGCTGCACAAAGAACTCGATGCGGATGACGGCGAGTTGACCCGCACCCGCAAAGTACGCCGCCGGATCATTGAAGAGAAATACGCGGATATCATCGCCGCACTTTATGATGGCTCGACGTCGGTGAGCACTGTGACCGAAGTCACCTATGAAGATGGGCGCAAAGGCTCGATCGCGGCCACGCTGGAAGTGCGCGCGGCAAGCGTCGTCCCGGCGGGGACAAGGATGGCGGCGGAATGAAGTGGATTACTATTTACGTATTAACTGTGGCTTTAAGTCTTGTTTTAGCACTAACTTTTTCGCTGAGGTACTCGCAGGCTACTCTGTTTTTTGGCGCGTTAGCGCTTTTGCTCGCGTATCCCGTCATGCATAGGATACCGCAATTAAATCTGACTATGGGCTTGTTTGCAGGGCTGGTAGTCGTCGCAAGCTTCCCGTTCAGAAAGTTTTTTCAACTCGATGATTTTTTGCCTTCAACGATCGTCATGTGCGTCTACGCCGGAATTCTGTTCGTCGCCGGTCTCGGCTGGAAAAGGTCTTGGAAATGAAAGATATCGCAGAAGGATACACCACCGCCGATGGCCGCCAGATTGGGCCGGTGGTGATGGAGATGAAGAACATTACTCTGCGCTTTGGCGGTGTGGAGGCGATCAAGGACATCTCTTTTGACATCCGCGAGGGCGAAATTCGCGCGATCATCGGGCCGAACGGGGCCGGTAAGTCTTCGATGTTGAACGTTATTTCCGGGTTTTACGTACCCCAGGAAGGCCAGGTCTTTTACAAAGGCGCGCCGCGTCCCTCCATGAAACCCTATCAGGTCGCGCGGCAAGGGATTGCGCGGACGTTCCAGAACATCGCGCTTTTTGAGGGTATGTCAGTGCTGGACAACGTCATGACCGGGCGGCTGACCCATATGAAAACGGGCATGTTTTCGCAATCCTTCTGGATGGGGAAGGCCGAGAAAGAGGAAACAGAAAACCGTGAAGTCGCTGAAAAGATTATTGATTTTCTAGAGATTCAGGCGATCCGCAAGACCCCTGTGTCACGCCTGCCTTATGGGTTGAAGAAACGCGTGGAACTGGCGCGGGCGTTGGCGGCGGAACCGTCGCTTTTGTTGCTGGATGAGCCGATGGCGGGCATGAACGTGGAGGAGAAAGAGGACATGAGCCGCTTTATTCTCGATGTGAATGACGAATTTGGCACGACCATCGCCCTGATTGAGCACGACATGGGCGTGGTCATGGACCTATCCGACCGGGTGGTTGTGATGGATTACGGCAAGAAGATCGGTGACGGCACACCGAGCGAGGTGCGCAACAATCAAGCCGTCATCGACGCCTATCTGGGGGTCAGCCATGATTGAAAACCGCGGTGCACAAGCTGTACACAACCTGTACACAGGCTGTACACCGATCCCGTGCATCGGCGGGAAGGTATCGGTGGCCTGCCATGGATGACAAAAAACGTATGGCCTTTTTCTTGGGTGGCGGCACTTTTGTGGGACTGGCGCTGGGCGGGTTGCTGTACGCGCCCGGTCAGGCATCAGTCATTCCCACCAATATCCCGCAGGCTGTGGTCGCCTTGATCGAAGACCGCTGCCTCCCCTTTCTGAAGACGGTTGTTCTTCCACCGCGTCGTTTTGACGGACGCGGTCTTACGCCGGTCTTTTCTGGGTATGAACATATCGAACGATACACCGTTTTGGATGGCAAGATTACTGTCGACCCCAAGAAAACCCAAGAAGGTCCGATCTGTTCGGTTTCCAACGAATTCTCCGCTTGGGGCAGGTCCGATATCGAAAGCGTTGTCCAATACGCCATGACCCTCGGCTCTGAGTGGTCAGGCCAAGACGCCATCAGATTGGACGTGTCCTCCAATGAAGTTCCATTTCAGATCGTTTTCCGCCCCTCCGCGGGCCACGGGAAATTCCTGACGCTTTTTACCGCTCCGGTAGAAGGGAATCGAAGTTATGTGAATGTCACAATTGGATGGTCTGATTTTGAGGAGCATGTAGATGCCTGAACAACTCGCCTTTACCATCGAAGTCTTCCTCAACGGGCTTATGGCCGGGGTGCTTTACGCTCTGGTCGCGCTGGGCTTTGTGCTGATTTACAAAGCCTCTGGGATCTTCAACTTTGCCCAAGGGGTCATGGCGCTTTTTGCGGCGATGACGCTTTATGGGATCATGAACGGGTTGGTGCCTTTTGCCCACCTGATCAACGCGATTTTCGGCACGGATGTGCATCACTTTGGATGGAATATTCCAGCCTTTGCCGCGATCATTCTGACCATCGGGGTGATGATCCTGCTGGCCTATCTGGTGCAGCGGTTCATCTTTCGCTACCTCGTGGGGCAAGAGCCGATCATCCTCTTTATGGCCACCATTGGTCTTGCCTATTTCCTCGAAGGGGTGGGGGACCTCATGTGGGGGTCGGACATCAAGACGCTGAGCGTGGGTCTGCCACAGGGCATCAACGAGACCATCGATGTGACCACATTCGAGTGGTTCGGTTATGGGTTTTTCATCGACAATCTGGATATCGTGGCCTCGGTCGTGGCGATTGTGCTGGTCGCCGCCTTGGTGATGTTTGCGCAATACACCAAACAGGGCCGCGCCATGCGCGCCGTGGCGGATGATCATCAGGCCGCCCTTTCGGTCGGTGTGTCGCTGAATTTCATCTGGATATTGGTGTGGTCGCTGGCGGGGTTTGTTGCCCTCGTGGCGGGCATCATGTGGGGCGCAAAATCGGGCGTGCAGTTTTCCCTGTCTCTGATCGCGCTCAAGGCGTTGCCCGTGCTGATGCTGGGCGGCTTTACCTCCATTCCGGGCGCCATTGTGGGCGGGTTGATCATCGGGGTCGGCGAGAAACTGTTCGAATTCCTGATTGGCGCGCCCTTCCTTGGCGGCGCGACAGAGAATTGGTTCGCCTATATGCTGGCGCTGCTGTTTCTGGTGTTCCGCCCGCAAGGTCTGTTCGGGGAGAAGATCATTGAACGGGTTTGAGCAGATCATCTTGAAACGGTCCGCGGGACCGTTTGATCTGCTTAAAGGGCGGAGCCCCGGATGGCGGCGTTTTGCAAAGGGTCAGGTGGATCTTTTGAACGGGTCGGTCGAGGCCATGCCGCAGCGCTTTGATTATTCTTCAAGACTGCGCAGCAATGCAATGCTCAGGGCGGCCAACACCGTCACACCAAGTGTCAGTGCCAGATTGAAGTCTGCAAATGTCAGCATGGCGAGGCACAGGCACACGCCAACAACGCCCAGACAGATGACAATGCCCAGGGTCCAGGACATGAATCCGGTTTTCTGTGGCGTGACGTGCTGGCCGCGGGTCGGCGTTCCGACAAATTCGGGTTCAACAACGTCGACGCTGTCAATCAAGGCAGCGCGCTGTGCCTGGTATTCGGCATCGGAAATATCTTCCCGCGCCAATCTTTCGTCCAAAGTGCGCAGCTCCCTGAGGATTGCCGTCATTAGCTCCACTCCTACTCATGGCAGGCAAGGTGCCGGATCAATTGGGGCAGAATGGGGCGAAATTGGGAAAAATTGTGGCATGGTTAAAAACGGCTCCGCAAGTCGCCGCACAAAGGGGGACGGTGCAGATGGCGCTCTCTGAAAGCATGCGGTTGTCCTGCCATTGTGGCGCCTGCGAAATGCGGGTGCGCCTTGGCGAGCCCTTAACAGCGGCGCGGCGCTGTGATTGTTCATTCTGCCGGCGCAGGGGGGCCATGAACGTGACCGTAAATGACGGTGATTTGCAGGTTCTGAAGGGGGATGCCTTGTCGCTCTACCAATTTGGCACCTTTGGTGCGGAGCATTACTTCTGTCGCATTTGCGGCTGTTATACGCATCATCGACGCAGATCGAACACCTCCGAGTTCGGAGTCAATGTCGGGGGATTGGAAGGTGTCAATCCGCGCGATATTGATCCGGTGCCTTGGTTGGATGGCGTTAACTACAACCCCGTGAAACAAGGGAGCGTCTAGATGCTTTACCGTGAAGCCGGTGATTTCAGCACCACATATCCGCAGGACAGCCAGACGTTCCCGATCAAATTTGATCGCTGGCGGTACTATGCGGTGCTGTTTGTGGCGATCTTTATCATCCCGTTTCTGGTGAATGATTATTGGGTGAACTCGATTTTCATGCCGTTTCTGATCTATGCCATTGCGGCGATCGGGTTGAACATTCTGGTGGGCTATTGTGGTCAGGTGTCTTTGGGCACGGGCGGTTTCATGGCCGTCGGGGCCTATGCCTGCTATAAACTCATGACGTCTTTTCCCGAGGTCAGCATGTTCATCCACGTGCTGCTGGCGGGGGGCATTACGGCCATGGTGGGCGTGCTGTTTGGGCTTCCCAGTTTGCGGATCAAGGGATTCTATCTGGCCGTGGCGACGCTGGCCGCGCAGTTCTTTCTGGTCTGGTTGTTCAACCGCGTGTCGTGGTTTTACAACTATTCTGCGAGCGGACAAATCAATGCGCCGGAACGCGACACATTCGGCATCCTGATCACGGGACCCAATACCGAGGCCTGGGCGACCTATCTGTTCTGCCTGATCTTCACGATCTTTTCGGCGGTGATGGCGCGCAACCTGACGCGCGGCTCCGTCGGCCGGCAATGGATGGCAATCCGCGATATGGACATTGCGGCTGAAATCATCGGGGTGAACCCGCTGCGCGCCAAACTCACGGCCTTCGCGGTAAGTTCGTTTTTCGTCGGCATCAGCGGAGCGCTGTTCTTTGCGGTCTATCTGGGCGCGGTCGAGGTGGGCGAAGTTTTCGGCATCACCAAGTCATTCCTCGTGCTCTTCATGATCATCATCGGCGGGCTGGGGTCGATCTTTGGCTCCTTTGCGGGCGCGGCCTTTCTGGTGCTGCTGCCAGTGCTTTTGAAGATTGTCGGCGTGGATTGGCTGGGATGGCCGACGGATATCGTGGCGCACCTCAATCTGGTGATCGTCGGTGGGTTGATCGTGGTCTTCCTGATCGCCGAACCCCACGGTCTGGCGCAACTGTGGCGCGTGGCCAAGGAGAAATTGAGATTGTGGCCTTTCCCACACTAGGGCGGGTCACAGAATAACGGCGGGCAAAACCGCCCGACAAAACCCGGGCAACCGGGACATCGGACAAAAACCAAGGGAGGTATCACCGATGAGGTATAAACTAGGAACAATGGCCGTGGCAGGTCTGATGGCGGCAAGCCCTGTGATGGCGGATCTTGTCTTTCCATCGCTGAGCTACCGTACGGGTCCCTATGCGGCGGGTGGTATTCCATTTGCGGATGGGT
This genomic interval from Paracoccaceae bacterium contains the following:
- the fdhF gene encoding formate dehydrogenase subunit alpha, with the protein product MSDKITFTMDGQDVQAEAGMTIWEVANGRGLVIPHLCHKPAPGYRPDGNCRACMVEIEGERVLAASCIREPAEGMVVTTNSARAENARKMVVEMLLSDQPGQDVSHDKSSHLWDMAALNGVEASRFPKLEEGRIPLLDDSHVAMSVNLDACIQCGLCVRACREVQVNDVIGMSGRGHDSYPTFDMADPMGDSTCVACGECVQACPTGALMPATVVDENQVGDSADFDSEVESICPFCGVGCQVSLKVKDGKVKYVDGINGPANEGRLCVKGRFGFDYIHHPHRLTKPLIRREDAPAKGLNVDPGNWQAHFREATWDEALDFAAAGMKGRGREIAGFGSAKCTNEEAYLFQKMIRQGFGHNNVDHCTRLCHASSVAALMENVGSGAVTATFNEIENADVAIAIGCNPIENHPVAATFFKQFTKRGGKLIVMDPRGQALKRFASHMLQFRPGADVSMLNAIMHTIVKEGLYDQQYIDAYTENWEAEKAHLADFSPEAMAPICGIEPDVLRDVARTFAGAKSAMIFWGMGISQHIHGTDNSRCLISLALMTGQVGRPGSGLHPLRGQNNVQGASDAGLIPMFLPDYQPVTDDGVRSAFTKVWGSADFSNERGLTVTEIMDAVHEGKIKGMYVLGENPAMSDPDVEHARDALAKLDHLVVQDIFITETANYADVILPASAFAEKSGTVTNTNRQVQMGRPAVAPPGDAREDWWIEVELAKRLGLGWTYESPADVFAEMKQNMRSLENITWDRLAEQNAVTYPSLSPEDPGQAIVFGEGFPRPDGRAKFTPASVIAPDDVPDEEYPMVLTTGRQLEHWHTGSMTRRSMVLDGLEPEANCSLHPSTLRKLGVAPGEHVQLTTKRGTISIMAREDRAVSPDMVFVPFAYVEAAANILTNPAVDPYGKIPEFKFSAVRVEKAERVAAE
- a CDS encoding hydantoinase/carbamoylase family amidase — its product is MTNPDRFLADLHHLRSFGASGVGKGVIRPAYSDADVAARRWLSGQMRDAGLRVEIDPMGNLFGLAEGPSILLGSHSDSQPEGGWLDGALGVIAALEIARTSVETGGPPVSVVAFQDEEGRFGVTTGSAVWSGQMTQAEADKLYDHAGVTLADARLSMAEMTTGPVCSSQFTGFVEMHIEQGPTLFEAGEKIGVVTDIVGIRDMKITFEGQQNHAGTTPMHLRLDAFQAVSTFNMMLKDRLQNVVTPQTVWTIGHLSLHPNASSIVPGRAVFSMQWRDSDVDRLTRMETIIRETAAEVAENLGMTLSFGALLGLEPVAMDPSLQSALCNAAQQTVPGQWRKMPSGALHDATNVASLMSVAMLFVPSINGISHAFEEDTDEADLLCGLQVLSQAIINTP
- a CDS encoding response regulator transcription factor, with amino-acid sequence MTAPLISILDDEPAIREMLQEALEEAGFRTISFGRAQAFTAALAHQTPDVCLVDLSLPDTDGLTLVHKLALEKGAIVIIISGRALVQDRVTGLELGADDYIIKPFDPAEVVARIRARLRAAKPAKSTSQVAVFAGRTVHFNQYFIEDASGENIPFSHAEGEVLRLFLENPKRLISRAQMQDSLGGAASESFDRAMDVRISRLRTKLHEDPKNPQLIKTIYGAGYIFMSDVSWQ